The following coding sequences are from one Apodemus sylvaticus chromosome X, mApoSyl1.1, whole genome shotgun sequence window:
- the Cxcr3 gene encoding C-X-C chemokine receptor type 3, with product MYLEVRERQVLDASDFAFLLENSTSPYDYGENESDFSDSPPCPQDFSLNFDRTFLPVLYSLLFLLGLLGNGAVAAVLLSQRTALSSTDTFLLHLAVADVLLVLTLPLWAVDAAVQWVFGSGLCKVAGALFNINFYAGAFLLACISFDRYLSIVHATQIYRRDPRVRVALTCIVVWGLCLLFALPDFIFLSASHDQRLNANHCQYNFPQVGRNALRVLQLVAGFLLPLLVMAYCYAHILAVLLVSRGQRRFRAMRLVVVVVAAFAVCWTPYHLVVLVDILMDLGVLARNCGRESHVDVAKSVTSGMGYMHCCLNPLLYAFVGVKFREQMWMLFLRLGRSDQRGPQRQPSSSRRESSWSETTEASYLGL from the coding sequence GTTAGAGAACGCCAAGTGCTAGATGCCTCGGACTTTGCCTTTCTTCTGGAAAACAGCACCTCTCCCTACGATTATGGGGAAAATGAGAGCGACTTCTCGGACTCCCCGCCCTGCCCACAGGACTTCAGCCTGAACTTTGACAGAACCTTCCTGCCAGTCCTCTACAGCCTCCTCTTTTTGCTGGGGCTGCTAGGCAATGGGGCGGTGGCTGCTGTGCTACTGAGCCAGCGCACTGCCCTGAGCAGCACCGACACCTTCCTGCTCCACCTGGCCGTGGCCGATGTGCTGCTGGTATTAACcctcccactgtgggcagtggaTGCTGCTGTCCAGTGGGTTTTCGGCTCTGGCCTCTGCAAAGTGGCAGGTGCCCTGTTCAACATCAACTTCTATGCAGGGGCCTTCCTGCTGGCCTGTATAAGCTTCGACCGCTATCTGAGCATCGTGCATGCCACCCAGATCTACCGCAGGGACCCCCGGGTACGTGTAGCCCTCACCTGCATAGTTGTATGGGGTCTCTGTCTGCTCTTTGCCCTCCCAGATTTCATCTTCTTGTCAGCCAGCCACGATCAGCGCCTCAATGCCAACCATTGCCAGTATAACTTCCCACAGGTGGGTCGCAATGCTCTGCGTGTACTGCAGCTTGTGGCTGGTTTCCTGCTGCCCCTTCTAGTCATGGCCTACTGCTATGCCCATATCCTGGCTGTGCTGCTGGTCTCCAGAGGCCAGAGGCGTTTTCGAGCTATGAggctagtggtggtggtggtggcggcctTTGCTGTCTGCTGGACCCCCTATCACCTGGTGGTGCTAGTGGATATCCTCATGGACCTGGGAGTGTTGGCCCGCAACTGTGGTCGAGAAAGCCACGTGGATGTGGCCAAGTCAGTCACCTCAGGCATGGGCTACATGCACTGCTGCCTCAACCCACTGCTCTATGCCTTTGTGGGAGTGAAGTTCAGAGAACAAATGTGGATGTTGTTCCTGCGCCTGGGCCGCTCTGACCAGAGAGGGCCCCAGCGGCAGCCTTCATCTTCTCGGAGAGAATCATCCTGGTCGGAGACTACCGAGGCCTCCTACTTGGGCTTATAA